Below is a window of Gossypium hirsutum isolate 1008001.06 chromosome A12, Gossypium_hirsutum_v2.1, whole genome shotgun sequence DNA.
GATTTGAGCTCAAATTTCCTCTTTGGTTCAATCCCTCCCAAAATGTTCACATTATTGAAGCTTCAAACTTTTGTATTGGATGATAATGTGTTTAATGATACAGTTCCAAGCTGGTTAAACTCTTTGCCAAATCTGACAACTCTGAGGATGAAGAACAATAGATTGAAAGGTCCATTTCCATCTTCAATAAAGGGTATTAGAACACTTGTTGATCTTGCTTTATCTAGCAATGAAATCTCAGGGAATTTGCCCGATCTTAGCAGCTTAACAAATCTGAAACTGCTTGATTTGAGTGGAAACAAATTGGGTTCTCATCTGCCAACATTACCTAAAGGGTTGCTTATGGTTTTCCTCGACAACAACTCTTTCATGGGGGAAATCCCAACACAATATGGCCAATTAAATCAGCTTCAACACATTGATGTGTCATTCAATATGTTAACTGGCAAACCTCCACCTGAACTTTTCTCCTTACCAAGCCTCACTCACTTGAATTTAGCATCAAATACATTGAAAGGCTCCCTTTCAGACAATCTAAACTGTGGGAGAAACCTTGAGTTCGTTGATATATCAAACAATAGGTTAATGGGAAGCTTGCCTTCTTGTTTAAACTCTGAAACAAGAGATAACAGAGTTATTAAGTTCAGTGGCAATTGTTTTTCCATTGCCGGACATCATCAGCATCCAGAATCATATTGCAGAGAATTTAAAGTTCATGTTTATAAGAGCAGTAATGGTGGCAAGGGCATAGGAGTATTGGTTGGTCTCATTGTTGGAATTGCAGTTCTCATTGTTCTTGTGGCTATTGGCTTTCTCATTGTGTGTCGAAGATACTGCCCTCGAGTGAGATCGGAGCAACATTTACTGCAGAAATCAGTACCAGAGAACTCAACAGCAGGGTTATCATCTGAGATTTTAACCAATCCAAGTAGGTTATTCACTAGAACACAGTTGTCCTTCATAATGTTGCTTGAAGAACTTATAACCGACACTTATGTCCAACACATATACGGATATATGGCTATAgaaaactttagaaacaattcaagATACTCATATTGGATACGTATCCAATATCCAAGACTCACAACTGAGTCTGAATAATGTAAGAAACTCATACTAGAGTCCAAGTAGGGGAGGTTTTCTATGAGAAAAATTTTCATGCttcgactcttcatttttcttgaagattAGTGTACAATGTTTGTCTAATGCATATTTGGAAATGGTCACAAGAATACgaccttttaaaattttgaatatatccGAATTGAAATAATAGAGAAAATCTAGGAGAAAATTTGATGTAAATACGTAGGGTGATGATATCTCATCTTTCCCTTAGATTGTTCTTCAGGACATGTTTTTGAATCTTCAAAGTCGGAGGTACAAATTCTTCCAAGTTGTCGATCATTCAGTTTGGAAGAGTTAAAGGAAGCTACAAACAATTTCGATAGCTCGGCTTTTCTCGGTGAAGGTTCATACGGAAAGGTAAATTCTAGATTCTGGAACTTTACATTACATAAATCTCCATGAAAAGAATGACCCATTTTCAGTTATTCATCACTGAATCAGCTCTTCAATCCTTTCCCAGATTTTCAAAGGGTTATTAAAGAATGGAACCCAAGTTGCTATAAGATGCCTGCCCACATCCAAGAAATACTCGATCCGTAACCTGAAACTCAGGTTGGATATGCTGGCGAAGATTCGACACCCACATTTGGTTTGCATTTTGGGGCACTGCATTGAAGTTGAACAAGATGATAATTGCAGCATAAACAGAGTCTTCTTCGTGCTTGAATATATTCCTAATGGGAATTTTCGTTCCCATCTCTCTGATAATTCTCCAGGAGAAGTTCTCAGTTGGCCTGAACGATTAGCAGTTCTGATATGCGTTTGCAAGGCAGTGCATTTCTTGCATACTGGAGTTATTCCCGGTTTCTTCCACAACAGATTGAAGACAAATAACATATTGATCAATGAACATCGATTGGCAAAGTTGGGTGACTATGGGCtatcaattatctccgaagaaaCGGGCAACTATGGGGTAAGGGTAGGGCGTAAACAATcgatttacaaaaaaaaatcaaatttgattttatgttttaagtaaTCAAACTAAACAGTTTCATCAAGTCTAATTGAACGAGCTCGGGTGAAGTTCAAACTTTAAAGTGAAACTCAATCGGGCTTTGaatctcaaatcaaaatatttggtTTTACACCTGTAAGTAGTCCGATTTGCTGATCCTTGGTTTCAATTGATTGCAAACTTACATTCATATTCTTGATTTTCAGACAAAAGGACAGGAACCTAAATCATGGTAAGAACTACTTTCTTTTGATGTGATCATTGTTTAATGTTGAGGCGTTCAAATCTAATCTTATTTTTTAGGTGAGATATGTATATTAGCAGTTTTAAGCTGAGATGTTTACTATGTGGACAAAATGTTCAGGCAAATGACAAGATTAGATGATGATGTTTATAGCTTTGGTCTCATCTTGCTGGAATCAATGCTTGGTCCTTCCGTACCTGCTAAAACAGAGGCGACTCTACGAGATGAATTGGTACGGTGTGACTTTAAACTATGAATTGTTACTGTGTGACGTTTTCTCTGGATTTATTAAGATACAAGTATAGTATACCCTAGTTATTTGCTATCTTTTATTGAAACTTCAGTGAGATTATTATAGTTGGAATAAATTTGAACAGGCATCATTAAGCAAGCAGGAAGGGCGTGTAAGGTTGATGGACCCAGTAGTGTTAGCGACGTGTTCAGAAGAATCAATAACAGTGGTGATTAGCTTAACAAATAACTGCATTTGTCCAGAATTGTGGAGCCGCCCAACTTTCGATGACATCCTTTGGAATTTGCAACATGCGGCACATCTCCAACCAAATATTGCCCATGCTTAACAATAGGTTGGTTCAACCACtgtgtgtatatacatatatatagttcTTTCCATgtgataatttcattaaaattatgATATTGTAATCGGTTTTTTATCAATTGAATCCAATTTTTTAGCTGCTGAACCTAAGATCCTAATAAACCCAGCAGCATCACaacttgaatatatatatatatccactcTCAAAGGAGGAGATTTCCTCCCTGGACAAGCTATGGCTACTGGTCCGACTAGCTACAGAAACTGGCCCTTTGTATAGTTTCAGAGTTACGGAGCCGGTGGTGGTGATCTAATCTTCTCGTTGATTCGTGATGTGGATCAAACCACCTTCCTGCATAAACTAGCTCAGCATACTTTGAATGCAAGTGAATCTTTAACTTGAATGGTTACAGACTAGCTCACGAACAGCGTTGAATAGGATTGCACCACCGGGAGGGAGTTTGGTAGACTCCACGACTTTTCATGCCAACAAGCCGGTTTTCAACCATGTCAATACGACCAATTCCATGTTTCTCACCCAATCTCATTCAGCATGAAAGGAAGCCGGTGACCGTTTACAATCAAAAGCAACTCATTGTAAATGCTTTTCCACCAAAAAGAAAAGTTGAGAGATCTGATGCTTTATAAGTGAAAATACCTgaatatcattttttaattttatttcaaatgtatAGATTTCCAGTTTCCACCAAACTACACAATTTGTTGATCATTTTTATAAGCCTTCACAGGATAGGTTTGTTTGCTTGTGCATTTTACTAGTAATTATGATTATGATACTAATAATATCTCTAATGAACTTACGATGTAGTCACAAATAACTAATCGTATAACCATTTACGAGGACATAAAATTACATCAACGCTTCCAAATTATGATATGAAGGTGAAGTATATGATTGCCATATTTCATatacttaaattaaattttacagaTAACTTAtgttaattatttaaaaacatttaaaatttatattctacataattatactaaattatttaaatatcattaacTTATTTTTTTACTTCCTGTTTAAGTATCATTGACTACTTTTTTTTCTATGATACttccattttaaaataatatatatttatataaatttaggaCAGAACAAGTCAATCAGATTGCTGGGTCCAACAATTTATTTTTTCCAAACATGCAAAAAAGTGTTTCATTAACAGGACCAACAGGTTTCCGCGAAGGGCAATGCTTAAGAAACTAAACAAAATCTGCTAACATTTCTTATTGATCAGGAATTCCAACAAACACGTAAAAGAATCACTATATATTCACAGCATCCTCTCTTTCCTTCTACGGGTGGTTAAATAACTTAGACACAAAAAATTAATGAATAGACATGCTCTTCGTGCCAACATCACGGCGATGGAGAAGAAAACAAGACCAGGGAGGTTTCGCTACCTTAAAATGTAACCCATCCCCAAACTAACCCGAGAAGCAAGAACGGAGTTAGAAACCTATACTTTGATTTTACAAACAAAATAGCTTTCCCAGTGAACACTCTCCAACAGGCCACACCTTAGTAAATTTACTTGCATACAGGATTTTAGAAGAAAAAGCCTAGAAACGAACCATTTGTACAAAGAAGCTTTCACATGAAGTAGCTGAGAGCCTTTTTTCTTCTTGAGCCACCCTCGCCGTATAGCTCATTCCATTGAAGCAGCTCGGTCATGTTTACGGACTCGGATGATACACTTGCACATACCTGTTAAAGTGGTTTGGTTAATGATCTCTTTCTTAGGAGGGAAAAACACTACAATAATATTTGTTTTCCAATTACCTGCTGGTGAGCAAATATGAAGTCCATCATGTTTAGAGGGCGTATATCAGCACTCCTGCATAAAGACGAAGGAGATTTGCTCTCTGCAAGAGCAGCAGCTCGTTCCTGCCATCAAtgtacaaaatattaaaatagtaagaTGATCCTTTCAATACCTTGTTTCCCCTTTCTGACGATGTAGATTCCCTAGAACTATACATTTTATTTACTATTTCAgtaaatcaaaatgaaaacaaaaatctaAGCAGTCAACTTTTGCATGCTGGTTGAAAGTTAGTGATTCAGACTTGTAACCTTAGAAATCAGTTTCATCGATACACTAGGAAAGGTCACATCTAACATTCGTACACAAGACCCTGAGTTCGTAAGCCATTCACGTTTGAGTCGAAAAAAACTCTCAAATTCCGTTTGGTCACCATAGAAATTGGGTGAGCCAAATTTTAGTATCTCAATGCTCAACTCAagctttttttaacttttaagtaGTATTAAAGGTATTTTAATTTGCAGCTGAACTTGAAGTTGACCTCAGAGCTCAAGCAACAATCAAGTTTGCAGTCAAGCATGAAATTGAACTCATTTTTTACCAGATAAATGAATATAATTGAAAGAGTTCAACCATTTGATCTTTATTTGGATAAAGTTCAAGCCAAACCTCAAATTTTGAGTCAAGCTCAAGCATGAACTTCTTACAACTGGAGCTCGTCTAATCTCGGTTACACCCCTAATCTACCCCGCATAACATGTTCAATTCAACACTAAAAATCACAATGGCTATCCTGACtactaaaacaattcattccaTCTAGCTATGGCCATTAATCCTAACTTCATGAAGTCAACACCATTACATAGAGAAAAAAAGGCCAAAATCCTTCCataagaaaaaaatagtaaacaGTGGCCATTGATCGCAATACCAACCTTTTTCTCCTTTTCCAGAACCTCCTTAATTGGACGGTGTGCAGCAGTCACGCATAGATTCTGCAATATAACAAAGTAAAAAAGCAGTCAGCTAAAAGGTACAAGAAAATATTCATTGGATGTTAGAAAAGACTAGTCAACATAACCTTAAGATCACTCCCGGATTATCCTTCTGTCATACTTGCAACAGCATCAAAATCAACATCAGGCTTTGCAAGAATAACTTTTGGTATTTTTGCTCTATTTGCAGCATCTAGCAAATTTACCATCAATCTGCCAAATTAGAAACCGTTAGTAGACAGTCTCAACGTACCAATAAGTTAAACTGGAGTAAGCTGGTGATACATGCACACATGGTATATGTGCAAGAATTAGACTGCATCTAAAGGATATATTTGGCATATCAACGAAATATTACAATGGTAATCTTTGAAAAAGTGAAGCAAAAGAGGGGAGAAGAACAAAATAGCTTTTCTTATAAATTCTGACAATTGTTGTGTACAAGAATGTCAAGAAAGTTCAATATTTCAAAAGAAACTAGAAAAGGAAATGGGCGTAAGTTGtatcttttcatttctttttcctcCAAAAGAAGCCAAAGTGATACTTTACCTCCGTGGCAGCCTTCTAATGACAGCCTCATCAAGGTCGAAAAGCCTATTTGTGGCTGCAAGTACAAGAACCCGTTCAGTGTCTTTTGTACACAGACCATCCCAGTTCACCATAAATTCATTTCTCATCTTCTCATTGCTTCATGCTCCCCAGTTCACCATAAATTCATTTCTCATCTTCCGCATTGCTTCATGCTCCCCTGGATTTTCCCTCTGGCCCAACTTGCTATCAACCTATAAGTCACATCAAAGATGAAGGATAAGTACAATGAAACTGAAGTAAATTGAAAATACAAATTGAGGATCATAGATAACTAACCTAATCAACAAATACAACACTTGGAGCAATTTTACTGGCTAGGGAAAAAACAGCTTTCACATATTTCTCACCCTCACCAAACCACTGCAAAAGAATAGATATTTTAAAGATATGATACCATAGCAAAGCCAAATCAGTTGAAAGGGAACAGCAGAATTGACCTTTGATGTTATGCCTGGCATTGATATATTAATGAAGTTTGCACCAGCTTCAGTAGCCACAGCCTTTGCCAGCATAGTCTTCCCAGTTCCAGGAGGTCCAAATAAGAGTATGCCCTTGCAAGGCTATTAACATAAAAGTTAAGGACGAGAATTCCTAGAAAACAAAGAGAATAAAACAAATCCATAGTACCAAAAAGTGGCAACTCAGATTGAATAGAAGGATTACAACTTATAGAAACAAAAAATATTGCAAACCAACAAAATTGAGTagcaatattttaaaagaaacagCCCATTGCTATATGCTAAATAACCTTGGTTAGTTGTCCCTTGGAAAAGAGTTCAGGCCTCTGCAAAGGAAGCATAACCAACTCCTTTAATGTATCCTTCACGTTTTCAAGAGCTCCAATATCACTGGGTGGAATGACATCAGCTAAAAGCCTTTTCTCAAATTCATTTTCTGTTACAACATCCTGAGATCAGCAAACCAACCACAATGAAGATTAGTGGACAGACTCATGAAAGCATGCACGAACTTCGGGAATCAGGATACAAAAATGAAACTTGATAGTGCAACTCATTTTGCTCAAAAGTACGGCAAGGACCTTAAGTGACTTTTTCAAGCTTTTAGATTCATTCTGGATAGCCTGTAAGATTCCAGCACTGTACTGGATGCTGCCAGAATAGAAATTGCATTATAATTATGTGCTTCCCATCTGAAAATTGTGTAGCTAAAGCAGTTGaaccaaattgacaaaattaaCTATCAGGTACCTTTCACAAGACAAAACAAGCCTCAACCTGGAACCAGCTTCAGGGTTCAGTATGAGATGGTGACTCGGAGCCCATCCAACTACTTTCTCGGCACCTGCAACAGATtccaaaatacaaatttatgGGGAAAATTTATCTGATATTATGGAGATGATGATATGCCAAAAGATAACTTGCTTTCATTTGTAAGGGTCTGATCCTTGATGCGCAAAGTTTCAAACCCTTCACAGTCCATCCCACTTCAACCCAAAACCTACACAATGGAAAGTATAACAGTAGTATCATTTACAAAATGCCGCGTTTAAAACATAGCATGTCAAGAGAGTTGTCAAACATTCAATAAGCTCAAGCTTGGAGTCAATTAACATAGCATGTTCAGGACTAATTTAAACCTCATCCTGGTAATAAATGAGTAATCACAAACTCTAATTTGTTAGGGGGCTCAATGCTGAAAGGGCCAGAGGAGGTGAGGAGGCAGGCAAAGACATTATAAACTTGATTACCTAAAGGACGAATTCCCAAAGGGCGAAAACATTAATAATCTAATGCCACTCACAGTTCTAATCTCCAAGTGAACTCTCATGAAACTTCATTTTCACATGTGCCAAATCTCCATTACTACATTAGCTGAATTCTTAGAACCCATCTAACATAAAGCCAAGTATATCCTCAATGCATAAAGATACTATAAATCACTGGCTAAGTTACTTTCAGGAGCCATAAAATCTTTGTGCTGTTGTTTTTCCACCTAAAACACCagaaaaagagaaggaagaatCACCTGAATTTCAACAAGTTCCTATCAGTGAAAAGAACATATAAAGCAATGACCATTGTAGGCAAAGACTTTACAAGGAACCTTACATGTAAAAAGACCTTAAACAGAAACCAACAAACCCTCTTGGAAAATACTTGCTCAACAAGTTAGATCTTGGTAATGATTTGATGTATGTACTACCCTGACCCAGAATTACATATTGGAGCAATATACCTAGTCATCCCTGGAACAACAGTAAGTTTCATACAGAAGTTGGAGAAAGCATACCTGTCATTCGAAATCCTAATCTTCAAAACAGAGTAAATTTATTCCACTATACACTCCAAAGTACAAGTACAGTACGCCATACCAAGCAATCAACCTAGTGGATTTAATATCTATGTGACTAGCCACAGAAGTTCTCCCATGCAATTGTGATATCCTTCATAGTAATATATAAAAGTATCAAAACTCCACAAGGATATCCAAAGAACTAAATGTTGCTCTGAATGTTAAAGCTCCAAATAGATGATAAAAGCAACTTAAACCAATCTTCAGCATTTAAAGaccaagaaagaaaaagatataCTAACAGTTTGTAGGAGATTCAGATTCCCCTTCATTTTAAGAGTTTCAGCATCCTGATCCAATTGGTGCTTCCAAGATGCAAGCAGAGCTTCATCCTGTAGTAGTACATAAGCTTCAATAATATATTCCGTTTAAACACACATACagacaatacaacaaacacaatCTATTATTTGTGATGCACCATCTGAACCTGTGGCATGTGAATGGTCACTTTATTGGGAAAAAGCTTAGTCAAAAATTGTCAACTTCGAAACTTCCTTCCCCCTGTCATGCAACCTACCAAAACTATCCTGAAAAAGATCAAAAAGAGAACAAATATCACCCCTCTTGAAATCAAGAATAGCCTATGCAACAGCCTATAAAAGACAGAACGTGCATGCATGCACAACTGCTTTGTGTGTGGGGGAGGAAATGTATATTTGCAAGGGAAATGGAAGCTTATGGTCAAAACAGGAAACCCAAATTTTCTTATTATATGAACAGCTGCTCAAGCATCATTAGAAAATTACTGAAAGTAGCATACAAATGAAATAACTCAACTAAAAACAAAGCTGAACATTCTCAGTTATAACAAATTGAATCCAAAGATGACCGAAGTAAGAACTATTATGTGCCCTCAATTCAGTTCTCATAAGAGAATTCCAAACAATATTCAACTGACCATTATGATGCAACATTTTTTATTACAAACTAATCAAGAAGCTTGGAAAGGATGAAACGACTAAGTATCAATATGCAAACAGCTTTCCACCCTTCATTGAAAAGCACCCACAGTCACCATTGGTTacaatagtaaataaaatattataaccaTCCACAGGATAATAACTTGGGCAGCCTCCACTAGGGAGGGagacagagagagagagaaagataATCTTTTCAAAAGATAGAATCATTACCAGAAATGCCAAGTCAAGGAGAGAAGTTTGACTGCCACCAAATTTTGTGAAAAGCAAACCACCAGGATGTGACTGCAGGGTTAGATTTTGAAAGGGTAAGGTACTCCTGGAATCTAACATTTAAATAGGACAGCCATATTACTCTAGACCCCAAAACATACTCTTGATCACAAATCTTTCTGATGACTTATGATAGAAGATTGCCCCCAAActaaaaaattatgatatttaatGCCTACTGCTATCTGGAGAAGGACACTTCTTGTCATTAACAGTATTTGAATCAATCTGCCACCAAAATTCTCAGCTTTATCCAATTTTTAATTCTGATTCTCTCGGTTATTGATTTTGTGCTACTTTAATTTATCTTTTTCAGTCCCAAAACAAGTTGAACTCATTTATGTCAACGTATCAAAAGAAAGAGCacaagaactttggaaagttaACAAAACCAAAACAAACTTACCTTGTCCTTATGATTGTCAGAATGAGTGTGTGAACTAATTACAATGACATTATCAGGAAGCTTTGCAAGTCTGCTCTTAAATGTGGAATAAGTGTCTGTATTTCCCACAAGAGACTTCTCAGCATCTttcataaacaaaataaaaggagAAGTCCTACTCTCACTGTATACAACCTGTCAAAAAGCCAGATTAAGTTGATAAGAAACCAAAAATGGAAACAAACCATACAGCCAGACAGGAATTGTACACTTATTCGAGGATAATGAATGTTACCTCAGATAATGTTTTAATCTATCTAAATCCTCAGTGATTGTAGTCTCCAAACGAAGATCAGAAACTAGGAGCAAGAAAGAGACAGCTTTAATAATCAAATGTTAAGAAACATGGACACAAAACATTGAAAGCTACATATAAAATTACCATTGCAGAAAAACCCGCGGTCTCCCTCGCAAATATTTCCAAGGTCAATACCATCAGGTATAGGTTTATCAAACCTTACACCTACTTTTGAGAAAGGATTGTCCGCAAAGCGTAAGACGACCTTCCCTTGAACCCCATAAGGTGGACCTCTATTTATTGAATtgataaagaataaattaaagcatagtgctagaaaacaaaaatcacaaaaggAAAATGGAAACAACATGTGAGAAATAGGATGCAAGTCGTGCAACTATGAAAACTGGCTGTATTCGGTGCGTTCAGATCAAGTGGAAGGGCAT
It encodes the following:
- the LOC121211068 gene encoding probable inactive leucine-rich repeat receptor-like protein kinase At3g03770 isoform X1, with product MEFCTLFLLISCLSWSLFVLCDSQLQTSQSQVLLQLKKHLEYPKQLELWYDRKTEFCSLPPSANLNITCEFNSVTELNIMGDKPATKVSDFSGFPLPNKTLSQSFSMDSFVTTLSRLSSLKTLSLISLGIWGPLPDKIHRLSSLEYLDLSSNFLFGSIPPKMFTLLKLQTFVLDDNVFNDTVPSWLNSLPNLTTLRMKNNRLKGPFPSSIKGIRTLVDLALSSNEISGNLPDLSSLTNLKLLDLSGNKLGSHLPTLPKGLLMVFLDNNSFMGEIPTQYGQLNQLQHIDVSFNMLTGKPPPELFSLPSLTHLNLASNTLKGSLSDNLNCGRNLEFVDISNNRLMGSLPSCLNSETRDNRVIKFSGNCFSIAGHHQHPESYCREFKVHVYKSSNGGKGIGVLVGLIVGIAVLIVLVAIGFLIVCRRYCPRVRSEQHLLQKSVPENSTAGLSSEILTNPNCSSGHVFESSKSEVQILPSCRSFSLEELKEATNNFDSSAFLGEGSYGKIFKGLLKNGTQVAIRCLPTSKKYSIRNLKLRLDMLAKIRHPHLVCILGHCIEVEQDDNCSINRVFFVLEYIPNGNFRSHLSDNSPGEVLSWPERLAVLICVCKAVHFLHTGVIPGFFHNRLKTNNILINEHRLAKLGDYGLSIISEETGNYGTKGQEPKSWQMTRLDDDVYSFGLILLESMLGPSVPAKTEATLRDELASLSKQEGRVRLMDPVVLATCSEESITVVISLTNNCICPELWSRPTFDDILWNLQHAAHLQPNIAHA
- the LOC121211068 gene encoding probable inactive leucine-rich repeat receptor-like protein kinase At3g03770 isoform X2 gives rise to the protein MEFCTLFLLISCLSWSLFVLCDSQLQTSQSQVLLQLKKHLEYPKQLELWYDRKTEFCSLPPSANLNITCEFNSVTELNIMGDKPATKVSDFSGFPLPNKTLSQSFSMDSFVTTLSRLSSLKTLSLISLGIWGPLPDKIHRLSSLEYLDLSSNFLFGSIPPKMFTLLKLQTFVLDDNVFNDTVPSWLNSLPNLTTLRMKNNRLKGPFPSSIKGIRTLVDLALSSNEISGNLPDLSSLTNLKLLDLSGNKLGSHLPTLPKGLLMVFLDNNSFMGEIPTQYGQLNQLQHIDVSFNMLTGKPPPELFSLPSLTHLNLASNTLKGSLSDNLNCGRNLEFVDISNNRLMGSLPSCLNSETRDNRVIKFSGNCFSIAGHHQHPESYCREFKVHVYKSSNGGKGIGVLVGLIVGIAVLIVLVAIGFLIVCRRYCPRVRSEQHLLQKSVPENSTAGLSSEILTNPRHVFESSKSEVQILPSCRSFSLEELKEATNNFDSSAFLGEGSYGKIFKGLLKNGTQVAIRCLPTSKKYSIRNLKLRLDMLAKIRHPHLVCILGHCIEVEQDDNCSINRVFFVLEYIPNGNFRSHLSDNSPGEVLSWPERLAVLICVCKAVHFLHTGVIPGFFHNRLKTNNILINEHRLAKLGDYGLSIISEETGNYGTKGQEPKSWQMTRLDDDVYSFGLILLESMLGPSVPAKTEATLRDELASLSKQEGRVRLMDPVVLATCSEESITVVISLTNNCICPELWSRPTFDDILWNLQHAAHLQPNIAHA